From Tistrella bauzanensis, the proteins below share one genomic window:
- a CDS encoding ABC transporter ATP-binding protein yields the protein MLEISGIETYYGNIQALKGVSMSVAEGEIVSLIGANGAGKSTLLMSICGNPRARTGSIHFCGEDITRRETHDIVRRGIAQSPEGRRVFPRMTVMENLQLGAVTTDSKYFAQDIERVLTLFPRLKERRNQRGGTLSGGEQQMLAIGRALMSRPRLLLLDEPSLGLAPLVVKQIFSIIREINETEKITIFLVEQNAFHALKLAHRGYVMATGQIVTSGTGQALLADPEVRRAYLEGGH from the coding sequence ATGCTCGAAATTTCCGGGATCGAAACCTATTACGGCAACATCCAGGCGCTGAAAGGCGTGTCGATGTCGGTTGCCGAAGGCGAGATCGTGTCGTTGATCGGTGCCAACGGCGCCGGCAAGTCGACCCTTCTGATGAGCATCTGCGGCAATCCACGGGCGCGGACCGGCAGCATCCATTTCTGCGGCGAGGACATCACCCGGCGCGAGACCCATGACATCGTCCGTCGGGGCATCGCCCAGTCGCCTGAAGGCCGGCGGGTGTTCCCGCGCATGACGGTGATGGAAAACCTGCAATTGGGGGCGGTGACGACCGACTCTAAGTACTTCGCGCAGGACATCGAGCGGGTACTGACCTTGTTCCCGCGCCTGAAGGAACGTCGCAACCAGCGCGGCGGCACCCTGTCGGGTGGCGAACAGCAGATGCTGGCGATCGGCCGGGCGCTGATGAGCCGGCCGCGGCTTCTGCTGCTGGATGAACCATCGCTGGGCCTGGCGCCGCTGGTGGTGAAGCAGATCTTCTCGATCATCCGCGAGATCAACGAAACCGAGAAGATCACTATTTTTCTGGTCGAACAGAACGCCTTCCATGCCCTGAAACTGGCCCATCGCGGCTATGTGATGGCAACCGGGCAGATCGTGACCTCGGGCACCGGCCAGGCGCTTCTGGCCGATCCGGAGGTCCGGCGGGCCTATCTGGAAGGAGGGCATTGA